The Candidatus Eisenbacteria bacterium genome includes a region encoding these proteins:
- a CDS encoding amino acid decarboxylase → MSGEKNDDRERGDIPVEEFLRAGDRALRWIARYLDETRAYPVRSAGGEGDLLAALPARMPEEGEPLERIEEDFVRLVLPHLTHWNHPRFFAYFAISGSMPGILGDLYSAALNTNAMRWITCPASAELEKGMLRWLARALGIPDSFSGILADAASTSTLLSLAAAREKATDSDCRRRGLVASGAKLRLYASEEAHMSVEKAAILLGIGLDHVVRIPSDVNYRLDAGSLRERVRSDRAAGFLPFAVVATAGTTATTSVDPVPEIAAIAEEEGLWLHVDAAYAGAAALLPEKKDLFRGWEKADTIVVNPHKWLFTPIDASAFFFRDPEALRRAFCVVPEYLRTPDEADNPMDYGFQLGRRFRALKLWFVLRAYGRRGLEERIRHHIRLARAFADWIDGDEEWERLAPAPFSVVCFRSIGPAGSVRDEEALADRNRTLLERINRSGEAYLSHASLKGRAALRLAVGNLRTTRADVDRVREKLIEEARAISSSAGARLDRARGEC, encoded by the coding sequence ATGTCGGGGGAGAAGAACGACGATCGCGAGCGCGGAGACATCCCGGTCGAGGAGTTCCTTCGGGCGGGGGATCGCGCGCTCCGCTGGATCGCGCGCTATCTCGATGAGACGCGCGCATATCCGGTGAGGTCCGCGGGGGGGGAGGGGGATCTCCTGGCCGCGCTCCCCGCACGCATGCCGGAGGAGGGGGAGCCTCTCGAGCGGATCGAGGAGGACTTCGTCCGGCTCGTCCTCCCGCACCTCACCCATTGGAATCATCCCCGCTTTTTCGCCTACTTCGCGATCAGCGGGTCGATGCCGGGGATCCTCGGCGATCTCTACTCCGCGGCGCTCAACACGAACGCGATGCGGTGGATCACGTGCCCGGCCTCTGCGGAGCTCGAGAAGGGGATGCTCCGCTGGCTCGCGCGCGCGCTCGGCATCCCGGACTCCTTTTCCGGGATCCTCGCGGACGCCGCCTCCACCTCGACGCTTCTCTCGCTCGCGGCGGCGCGCGAGAAGGCGACCGATTCCGACTGCCGGCGCCGCGGTCTCGTCGCGTCCGGAGCGAAGCTTCGGCTCTACGCGTCGGAAGAGGCGCACATGTCGGTCGAGAAAGCGGCGATCCTTCTCGGGATCGGCCTCGACCATGTCGTGCGGATCCCTTCGGATGTGAACTATCGGCTCGACGCCGGCTCGCTTCGCGAACGCGTACGAAGCGACCGCGCGGCGGGATTCCTCCCCTTCGCAGTCGTGGCGACCGCCGGGACAACCGCAACGACGAGCGTCGATCCGGTCCCCGAGATCGCCGCGATCGCCGAAGAGGAAGGGCTCTGGCTCCACGTCGACGCCGCGTACGCGGGGGCGGCCGCGCTCCTTCCGGAAAAGAAGGATCTCTTCCGGGGCTGGGAGAAGGCAGACACGATCGTCGTGAACCCGCACAAGTGGCTCTTCACGCCGATCGACGCGAGCGCGTTCTTCTTCCGCGATCCCGAGGCGCTTCGCCGCGCGTTCTGCGTCGTCCCGGAGTATCTCCGAACGCCGGACGAGGCGGACAACCCGATGGACTACGGCTTTCAGCTCGGGCGGCGTTTCCGCGCCCTCAAGCTCTGGTTCGTCCTCCGCGCGTACGGGCGCCGGGGGCTCGAGGAGCGGATCCGGCATCACATCCGGCTCGCGCGCGCGTTCGCCGATTGGATCGACGGCGACGAGGAGTGGGAGCGCCTCGCCCCGGCCCCCTTCTCGGTCGTCTGCTTCCGGTCGATCGGGCCGGCGGGGAGCGTGCGCGACGAAGAAGCTCTCGCGGATCGGAACCGCACTCTTCTCGAGAGGATCAACCGGAGCGGCGAGGCGTATCTCTCCCACGCCTCGCTCAAAGGTCGCGCCGCGCTTCGCCTCGCGGTCGGAAACCTCCGCACAACGCGCGCGGACGTCGACCGGGTCCGCGAGAAGCTGATCGAGGAGGCGCGCGCGATATCCTCTTCGGCGGGCGCTCGGCTTGACCGCGCGCGGGGAGAGTGCTAG
- a CDS encoding histidine--tRNA ligase has translation MTRIQAIRGTKDLLGDELGRWRFLEEKVRAVAERSGYEEIRTPIFESTDLFSRSIGTDTDIVQKEMYTFLDRKGRSLTLRPEGTASVVRAFLENHLARERPIAKVYYIGPMFRYERPQKGRFRQFHQFGIEVLGPEEAFYDAETITVFHAILGSVGLGDLTVRLGSVGDEACRPAYVESLSAYLSGRREDLSEISRERLERNPLRVLDSKEEEDRAVVREAPSILEGLCDSCAKHLDEVRRALDRAGIPHALDAGLVRGLDYYTRTVFEIHHDRLGAQSALGGGGRYDRLAEDLGGPRTPGVGFSAGMERIVSVAEELAIRWETPRELRILVAPLSERASEEVLPVLLRLRARWRADGSARPRNLKTVLKQANREGADLLLLLGGDESAPGSALVKRLDSGEQENVLLDRLEARIEEIASRIAAPGAPRKE, from the coding sequence GTGACGCGCATCCAGGCGATTCGGGGAACGAAGGATCTCTTGGGAGACGAGCTCGGCCGCTGGCGCTTTCTCGAAGAGAAGGTGCGCGCCGTCGCGGAGAGGTCCGGCTACGAGGAGATCCGGACGCCGATCTTCGAGTCGACCGATCTCTTCTCCCGCTCGATCGGAACCGACACGGACATCGTTCAGAAGGAGATGTACACCTTCCTCGACCGGAAGGGGCGGAGCCTGACGCTCAGGCCGGAGGGAACCGCCTCGGTCGTCCGCGCGTTTCTCGAGAACCACCTCGCGCGCGAGCGGCCGATCGCGAAGGTCTACTACATCGGGCCGATGTTCCGCTACGAGCGTCCCCAGAAGGGACGCTTCCGCCAGTTCCACCAGTTCGGCATCGAGGTGCTCGGCCCCGAGGAGGCGTTCTACGACGCGGAGACGATCACCGTTTTCCATGCGATCCTCGGCTCCGTCGGGCTCGGCGACCTCACTGTGCGGCTCGGGTCGGTAGGAGACGAGGCTTGCCGCCCGGCCTACGTCGAGAGTCTGTCCGCGTATCTTAGCGGGCGCCGGGAGGATCTTTCCGAGATCTCGCGCGAGCGTCTCGAGCGGAACCCGCTTCGCGTGCTCGACAGCAAGGAGGAAGAGGACCGGGCGGTGGTTCGAGAGGCTCCCTCGATTCTCGAAGGCCTTTGCGATTCATGCGCGAAGCATCTCGACGAGGTGCGGCGCGCGCTCGATCGCGCGGGGATCCCGCATGCGCTCGACGCCGGTCTCGTGCGCGGCCTCGACTACTACACGCGCACCGTCTTCGAGATCCATCACGACCGGCTCGGCGCCCAGAGCGCGCTCGGAGGGGGCGGGCGCTACGATCGGCTCGCGGAGGATCTCGGCGGGCCGCGCACTCCCGGGGTCGGGTTCTCCGCCGGGATGGAGAGGATCGTTTCGGTCGCGGAGGAGCTCGCGATCCGTTGGGAGACGCCGCGCGAGCTCCGCATCCTCGTCGCTCCACTTTCCGAGCGGGCGTCGGAGGAGGTTCTCCCTGTTCTCCTCCGGCTCCGTGCGCGTTGGCGAGCGGACGGCTCGGCGCGTCCGAGGAACCTGAAGACCGTCTTGAAGCAGGCGAACCGCGAGGGAGCCGACCTTCTCCTCCTTCTCGGCGGCGACGAGAGCGCGCCGGGCTCCGCCCTGGTCAAGAGGCTCGATTCGGGAGAGCAGGAGAACGTCCTTCTCGACCGCTTGGAAGCGCGGATCGAGGAGATCGCTTCGCGGATTGCGGCGCCGGGCGCGCCGCGGAAGGAGTGA
- the aspS gene encoding aspartate--tRNA ligase, whose product MERTRTHNCGELRAEHEGRRVVLMGWVHRLRDQGGIFFFDLRDRFGLTQVVAQPGGGVSPEHLRDLKREYVVAVEGTVRMRPEGIRNPNLSTGAIEVLADRLDLLNLCETPPFVIEDDVDATEEMRLKYRFLDLRRPSMQRRIVLRHVAAQTVRRYLSEHGFLEIETPLLVRNSPEGARDFLVPSRLSPGKFYSLPQSPQIYKQLLMISGFDRYFQLARCLRDEDLRADRQPEFTQIDCELSFTNEEEVFRIMEGLMAAVWKETAGREVATPFPILAYDEAMELYGSDKPDIRFDLTLKNLDSAAAESEFQAFRAALGEGGIVRGLVVPGGASFSRKEIDALEALAKKHGAKGLAWTKAGPSGLEGGVGKFFDAARLREASGASGGDLLLMAAGPWKKTLTALGAVRNEVGRKLGLVPNDELRFLWVNRFPLFEWNEEDNRWEPAHHMFTMPFDDAIPLLETDPGKVYAHLYDMVLNGVEIASGSIRNHEPDLQRRVMAVVGIRGEEQDRRFGFLLNALRYGAPPHGGIALGWDRIVLLLSGGESLRDVIAFPKTTSGLSLMDGSPSEVDSELLRDLGLERKRQTD is encoded by the coding sequence ATGGAAAGGACCCGAACCCACAACTGCGGAGAGCTTCGAGCGGAGCACGAGGGCCGGCGCGTGGTGCTCATGGGGTGGGTCCATCGCCTTCGCGATCAAGGAGGCATCTTCTTCTTCGATCTTCGGGATCGATTCGGTCTCACGCAGGTCGTCGCGCAGCCGGGAGGAGGCGTCTCCCCGGAGCATCTCCGCGATCTCAAGCGGGAGTACGTCGTGGCGGTCGAGGGGACCGTCCGGATGCGGCCGGAGGGGATCCGCAATCCGAACCTCTCGACCGGAGCGATCGAGGTTCTCGCCGACCGGCTCGACCTCCTGAACCTGTGCGAGACGCCCCCCTTCGTCATCGAGGACGACGTGGACGCGACCGAAGAGATGCGTCTCAAGTACCGCTTCCTCGATCTCCGGCGCCCCTCGATGCAGAGGCGGATCGTTCTCCGGCATGTCGCGGCGCAAACGGTGCGGCGCTATCTCTCCGAGCACGGTTTCTTGGAAATCGAGACCCCTCTCCTCGTCCGGAACTCGCCGGAGGGGGCGCGCGATTTCCTCGTTCCGAGCCGCCTCTCGCCCGGGAAGTTCTACTCCCTCCCGCAGTCGCCGCAGATCTATAAGCAACTTCTCATGATCTCCGGCTTCGACCGCTACTTCCAGCTCGCCCGATGCCTTCGGGACGAGGATCTCCGCGCCGACCGACAGCCCGAGTTCACGCAGATCGACTGCGAGCTTTCCTTTACGAATGAAGAAGAGGTCTTCCGCATCATGGAGGGCCTGATGGCGGCGGTGTGGAAGGAGACCGCGGGGCGCGAAGTCGCGACTCCGTTCCCCATCCTCGCGTACGACGAGGCGATGGAGCTCTACGGGAGCGACAAGCCGGACATCCGATTCGATTTGACCTTGAAGAATCTGGATTCGGCGGCCGCCGAGTCGGAGTTCCAGGCGTTTCGCGCGGCGCTCGGAGAGGGAGGGATCGTTCGCGGCCTCGTCGTCCCGGGCGGTGCGTCCTTCTCCCGCAAGGAGATCGACGCGCTCGAGGCGCTCGCGAAGAAGCACGGAGCGAAGGGTCTCGCGTGGACGAAGGCGGGCCCGAGCGGTCTCGAGGGGGGCGTCGGGAAGTTCTTCGACGCGGCGAGGCTCCGCGAGGCGTCCGGCGCGTCGGGGGGGGATCTTCTCCTCATGGCGGCCGGTCCGTGGAAGAAGACGCTCACCGCTCTCGGCGCGGTTCGAAACGAGGTCGGGCGCAAGCTCGGGCTCGTCCCGAACGACGAGCTTCGTTTCCTCTGGGTGAACCGGTTTCCGCTCTTCGAATGGAACGAGGAAGACAACCGGTGGGAGCCGGCGCACCACATGTTCACCATGCCGTTCGACGACGCAATCCCTCTCTTGGAGACCGATCCCGGAAAGGTCTACGCGCATCTCTACGACATGGTGCTGAACGGGGTCGAGATCGCCTCCGGCTCGATCCGCAATCACGAACCGGATCTCCAAAGACGCGTGATGGCGGTCGTCGGCATTCGCGGCGAGGAGCAGGACCGCCGCTTTGGGTTTCTTCTGAACGCGCTCCGCTACGGAGCGCCGCCGCACGGGGGGATCGCCCTCGGGTGGGATCGGATCGTCCTTCTCCTCTCCGGCGGCGAGTCGCTTCGCGACGTCATCGCCTTTCCGAAGACGACGAGCGGCCTCTCCCTCATGGACGGAAGCCCCTCCGAGGTCGATTCGGAGCTCCTCCGCGATCTCGGCCTCGAGCGGAAGCGGCAAACGGATTGA
- a CDS encoding sulfatase — MKRDAAWKRALLSGGVLLAFAVLALVSCGGGRSRPNLLLIVVDTLRADHLGSYGYPRNTSPAIDRLAAEGTRFENAFTPAPWTLPAFASLLTSRLPWEHGAVNDYLAPRADIPFLPEVLRGAGYETAAFVSHIYTSRVYGFDAGFDRFEDFRIGEDYAFDQGREPRAEEVVREAIRWLAGRKNKKPFFLLVHLFDPHWAYDAPEPFRARFDPGYSGSADGSYRTIARFFSPDSIPPARDLEHIIALYDGEILYTDAWLDTLFRALDRAGAWGKTAVVVTADHGEEFRDHGSMGHSFTFFDEVLRVPLIIRRPNERSGGTVNEPVSLLDIFPTLAEWAGAEIRSGLRGRSLLRTPEKEPRFLEAGTIREGRYGRAVLRGTKKLIRDAQGDRLFDRASDPRETNDLLRGGFPFDGSEAEPLAARIDETGPLEGWQVVWSSRTERPGASFSGTIDPEGIIVELLPHAGCAIDLEATDNGSFRFAAHGSGGLRFRVVPPEGAVRFRLLVEGEERSDRVRIGREGFHPPGASFGLDPATSPEGVLRAPETTRSDEPFFLVWKELDPPTPRLITLSPAERERLRSLGYLE, encoded by the coding sequence ATGAAACGCGACGCCGCATGGAAGCGGGCCCTTCTTTCGGGAGGCGTCCTTCTCGCCTTCGCGGTTCTCGCGCTCGTTTCGTGCGGCGGGGGAAGGAGCCGGCCGAACCTTCTTCTCATCGTCGTCGACACGCTCCGCGCGGACCATCTCGGCTCCTACGGCTATCCGCGGAACACGAGCCCGGCAATCGACCGCCTCGCCGCGGAAGGGACGCGGTTCGAGAACGCGTTCACGCCCGCGCCGTGGACTCTTCCCGCCTTCGCATCGCTCCTCACCTCGCGCCTCCCGTGGGAGCACGGAGCGGTGAACGACTACCTCGCGCCGCGGGCCGACATTCCCTTCCTTCCGGAGGTTCTCCGCGGCGCCGGATACGAAACGGCCGCCTTCGTGAGCCATATCTACACTTCACGCGTGTACGGTTTCGACGCGGGGTTCGACCGCTTCGAGGATTTCCGGATCGGCGAGGATTACGCCTTCGATCAGGGGCGCGAGCCGCGCGCCGAAGAGGTCGTGCGCGAGGCGATCCGCTGGCTCGCCGGACGGAAGAACAAGAAGCCTTTCTTCCTCCTCGTCCACCTCTTCGATCCGCACTGGGCGTACGACGCTCCGGAGCCGTTCCGCGCGCGCTTCGACCCGGGCTATTCGGGCTCGGCCGACGGATCGTACCGAACGATCGCGCGTTTTTTCTCCCCCGACTCGATCCCCCCCGCGCGGGACCTCGAGCACATCATCGCGCTCTACGACGGCGAGATCCTTTACACCGACGCATGGCTCGACACTCTCTTTCGCGCGCTCGACCGCGCGGGGGCGTGGGGTAAGACGGCGGTCGTCGTCACGGCCGACCACGGAGAGGAGTTCCGCGACCATGGATCGATGGGGCACTCCTTCACCTTCTTCGACGAGGTTCTCCGCGTGCCGCTCATCATCCGCCGGCCGAACGAGAGGAGCGGGGGGACGGTGAACGAGCCGGTTTCGCTTCTCGACATCTTTCCGACGCTCGCGGAGTGGGCCGGTGCCGAGATCCGGTCCGGCCTCCGCGGGCGCTCTCTTCTCCGCACGCCGGAGAAGGAGCCGCGATTTCTTGAAGCAGGAACGATTCGCGAGGGGCGCTATGGGCGCGCCGTGCTTCGGGGAACGAAGAAGCTGATTCGGGACGCACAAGGCGATCGGCTCTTCGACCGCGCATCGGATCCTCGGGAAACGAACGACCTTCTCCGCGGCGGCTTCCCGTTCGACGGTTCGGAGGCCGAACCGCTGGCCGCGCGGATCGATGAGACGGGCCCGCTCGAAGGATGGCAGGTCGTTTGGTCGAGTCGAACGGAACGACCCGGCGCGTCCTTCTCCGGGACGATCGACCCGGAGGGGATCATCGTCGAGCTTCTCCCGCATGCCGGATGCGCGATCGATCTCGAGGCGACGGACAACGGATCGTTCCGGTTCGCCGCTCACGGGAGCGGAGGGCTTCGGTTCCGGGTCGTTCCACCGGAGGGCGCCGTCCGCTTCCGTCTCCTCGTCGAAGGGGAGGAACGTTCGGATCGGGTCCGGATCGGGCGGGAGGGCTTCCATCCTCCGGGCGCGTCCTTCGGCCTCGATCCCGCCACCTCGCCCGAGGGGGTGCTCCGCGCCCCAGAAACGACTCGAAGCGATGAGCCTTTCTTTCTCGTATGGAAGGAGTTGGATCCTCCCACGCCGCGCCTGATCACCCTCTCCCCCGCCGAAAGGGAGCGGCTCCGCTCTCTCGGCTATCTCGAATAG
- a CDS encoding VanZ family protein gives MALAADSDRSRDAGRKRSAGRSRLPWALAWSGLMIAASSIPRIPAAPPPFLHQDKVLHLIEYGVFSWLWGDVLRGSKRGALRRRAAAIVVGGGLLFAALDEVYQGFVGRSRDVNDFLADAFAILAVQTFQEWRERRSKAVEP, from the coding sequence ATGGCGCTCGCGGCGGATTCGGACCGCTCTCGAGATGCCGGGCGGAAGCGAAGCGCCGGCCGGTCGAGGCTTCCGTGGGCGCTCGCGTGGTCGGGCCTCATGATCGCGGCCTCTTCCATCCCGAGGATTCCGGCGGCGCCTCCCCCGTTCCTGCATCAAGACAAGGTCCTCCACCTGATCGAGTACGGCGTCTTCTCGTGGCTTTGGGGGGATGTCCTCCGCGGATCGAAGCGGGGCGCGCTCCGGAGGCGCGCGGCGGCGATCGTGGTCGGCGGCGGGCTTCTCTTCGCGGCGCTCGACGAGGTGTATCAGGGTTTCGTGGGCCGTTCGCGCGACGTGAACGACTTCCTGGCGGACGCGTTCGCGATCCTTGCCGTCCAAACGTTTCAAGAATGGCGGGAACGCCGGTCGAAGGCGGTGGAGCCGTGA
- a CDS encoding thioredoxin domain-containing protein produces the protein TLDYVLRHMTSPEGGFFAAEDADSEGEEGRFYTWTPDEIRRALGEEDGNLFCMAYGATDRGNLEGRSIPNRLGDLDELAVRAGVRRDDLEVLLRRGRERLFSERAKRVRPSRDEKTIAGWNGLMMAALADGARILDDPRYAEAAARNASYIESSLFKNERLLRVRTNGGAPIPAFLEDHAFLGDGLLALYQTVFDERWFRIARAMGDAILERFLDRDAGGFHDTGADHDALIARSKGIQDHATPSGNAAAVRLLLSLAAYTGEERYAGPARRALASMQDLLERHPAAFGHWLGTLEFLLAPPREIAVIGERGRADTEALLRAAFGSYNPNQVVGFFDPREKTTAVPLLEKKPMVDAAASAYVCRSFTCQAPITNPEKLAAELAR, from the coding sequence AACCCTCGACTACGTGCTCCGCCACATGACCTCTCCCGAGGGCGGGTTCTTCGCGGCGGAGGACGCGGACAGCGAAGGGGAAGAGGGGAGGTTCTACACGTGGACGCCGGACGAGATCCGGCGCGCGCTCGGCGAGGAGGACGGAAACCTCTTCTGCATGGCGTACGGCGCGACCGACCGGGGAAATCTTGAGGGACGAAGTATTCCGAACCGGCTCGGGGATCTCGACGAGCTCGCGGTTCGCGCAGGGGTCCGTCGCGACGATCTCGAGGTTCTTCTCCGGCGAGGCCGGGAGCGCCTCTTCTCCGAGCGGGCGAAGAGGGTCCGCCCCTCGCGCGACGAGAAGACGATCGCCGGGTGGAACGGGCTCATGATGGCCGCGCTCGCCGACGGGGCCCGCATCCTCGACGATCCCCGTTACGCAGAGGCGGCGGCGCGCAACGCTTCGTACATCGAATCCTCGCTCTTCAAGAACGAACGCCTGCTCCGCGTCCGAACGAACGGAGGAGCGCCGATTCCGGCCTTTCTCGAGGACCACGCCTTTCTCGGAGACGGCCTCCTCGCGCTCTACCAGACCGTCTTCGACGAGCGATGGTTCCGTATCGCGCGGGCAATGGGGGACGCGATCCTGGAGCGCTTCCTCGATCGCGACGCGGGGGGCTTTCACGACACGGGAGCGGACCACGACGCTCTCATCGCACGCTCGAAGGGGATCCAGGACCACGCGACGCCGAGCGGGAACGCGGCGGCCGTTCGTCTTCTTCTTTCTCTGGCCGCATACACCGGAGAGGAGCGCTACGCGGGCCCGGCGAGGCGCGCGCTCGCCTCGATGCAGGACCTGCTCGAGCGGCACCCGGCCGCCTTCGGCCACTGGCTCGGGACCCTCGAGTTTCTCCTCGCCCCGCCGAGGGAGATCGCGGTGATCGGAGAGCGCGGAAGGGCGGACACGGAGGCGCTCCTGCGGGCGGCTTTCGGATCGTACAACCCGAACCAAGTCGTCGGCTTCTTCGACCCGCGCGAGAAGACGACCGCGGTTCCGCTCCTCGAGAAGAAGCCGATGGTGGATGCGGCCGCGTCGGCGTACGTCTGCCGTTCATTCACCTGTCAAGCGCCGATCACGAACCCGGAGAAGCTGGCGGCCGAGCTGGCGAGATAG